Proteins encoded within one genomic window of Mya arenaria isolate MELC-2E11 chromosome 13, ASM2691426v1:
- the LOC128213721 gene encoding uncharacterized protein CXorf38-like isoform X2, which translates to MSKTTDINQPESRNWLKQWRAVFITRQALLLIVSEVADQLHGDLVNRLPVPACITCSSKDVLKKNSSCRYHNDFRDELVKEHAYGQARGIGALTLKNTKAENWAHSAWELVKVFMPPGGYENKTAIEETDFNGIAGFIINCKRFQGKITGSICEKAREVVNHIRHMPDSSSSALTDQATTECIDNLYALLNETGLKTRPEAIQARKQLDELKTADLSKDEDTRKYICKEMHDGFGQRLADIEMKLQAKEIDIKSAKADLHSYSQGVLEAFKLVSDDTMHDLSKTKDKILLLIKDERRRIMDHIAIKERKATKHIEQSTRDGQRTLDKTVTEGKRTLEDHTEILTRRLRKEGVETLPKKKLVWAQMIKTQC; encoded by the exons ATGTCAAAAACCACAGACATCAACCAGCCAGAATCACGCAACTGGCTTAAACAGTGGCGGGCCGTATTCATCACAAGACAGGCCCTTCTGCTCATTGTCAGTGAGGTTGCCGATCAGTTGCATGGGGACCTTGTGAACAGATTACCGGTTCCAGCATGCATCACATGCTCGTCTAAAGATGTACTGAAGAAAAATTCAAGTTGCCGATATCATAACGATTTTCGAGATGAGTTGGTCAAAGAGCATGCTTATGGACAAGCAAGAGGCATAGGTGCACTAACGTTGAAAAACACAAAAGCAGAAAATTGGGCTCATTCAGCTTGGGAGCTCGTCAAGGTGTTCATGCCACCAGGTGGATACGAGAACAAAACCGCAATTGAAGAAACAGATTTCAATGGCATTGCTGGCTTCATCATTAATTGCAAGCGTTTCCAGGGGAAAATCACAGGCAGTATCTGTGAAAAG GCTCGAGAAGTGGTCAACCACATTCGGCACATGCCAGACTCTTCTTCCAGCGCCCTGACCGACCAGGCAACAACCGAATGTATAGATAACCTGTACGCTCTACTGAATGAGACAGGGCTGAAGACTCGGCCAGAGGCGATACAGGCTAGGAAACAATTGGACGAG ctgAAGACAGCTGACCTATCCAAAGATGAAGATACACGCAAGTATATCTGCAAGGAGATGCATGATGGATTCGGACAGAGACTTGCCgacattgaaatgaaacttcaagcaaaagaaattgatataaaaagcGCTAAGGCAGATCTTCACTCTTACAGCCAAGGCGTATTAGAAGCATTTAAACTTGTTTCTGACGATACCATGCACGATTTATCAAAGACCAAGGACAAAATTCTTCTGTTGATTAAAGACGAGAGAAGACGGATCATGGACCACATAGCTATTAAGGAAAGAAAGgcaacaaaacatattgaacaaTCTACAAGAGATGGGCAAAGAACACTTGACAAAACTGTGACAGAAGGTAAAAGAACGCTTGAAGATCACACAGAGATACTTACTAGGCGTTTGCGTAAAGAAGGGGTCGAAACTCTACCAAAAAAGAAACTTG